From the genome of Desulfobotulus pelophilus, one region includes:
- a CDS encoding FliI/YscN family ATPase: MEDGLNLHMDFSRFHRIVRETLLTRLEGRVVQVVGLIAEAEGIGQGIGSFCRILLDDGSDMLAEVVGFRQDHTLLMPYGSTRGIRPGSRVMVEAARPLAPVGEAYLGRVIDGMGEPLDGLGPIAAEVAYPLYGKPINPLDRDPVKEPMDVGVCAINTMIPLGRGQRVAIMAGSGVGKSVLMGMMTRHTAADVVVIGLIGERGREVKDFVEDILGEEGRKKSVVIAATSDVPPLVRMRGAYLATTMAEYFRDQGKEVLLLLDSLTRYAMSSRDVGLAAGEPPTTRGYTPSFFVQVPILLERAGTVKGKGSITGIYTVLVEGDDMNDPVGDTVRSIVDGHIVLSRQIASRGHYPAIDVLGSVSRVARDVTRPENLALREQAIRLLASYREAEDMIQIGAYVDGSNPQIDMAKKMAPKIQAFLRQRVDVRVTSEEGFSTLAGILVGDRDP; the protein is encoded by the coding sequence GTGGAAGATGGCCTGAACCTGCATATGGATTTTTCCCGTTTCCATCGTATTGTGCGGGAAACGCTGCTGACCCGGCTGGAAGGTCGTGTGGTACAGGTGGTGGGGCTGATTGCCGAAGCTGAAGGTATTGGGCAGGGTATTGGCAGTTTCTGTCGTATTCTGCTGGATGATGGCAGCGATATGCTGGCGGAAGTGGTGGGTTTCCGTCAGGATCACACTCTGCTCATGCCCTATGGAAGCACCCGTGGAATCCGTCCGGGCAGCCGGGTCATGGTGGAAGCAGCAAGACCCCTTGCACCGGTGGGTGAAGCCTATCTGGGCCGGGTGATTGATGGCATGGGAGAGCCGCTGGACGGCCTTGGACCCATAGCAGCGGAAGTGGCCTACCCGCTTTATGGAAAGCCCATCAATCCTCTGGACCGTGATCCTGTGAAAGAGCCCATGGATGTGGGGGTCTGTGCCATTAACACCATGATACCCCTGGGCAGAGGGCAGCGTGTGGCCATCATGGCCGGTTCCGGTGTGGGGAAAAGTGTGCTGATGGGTATGATGACGCGCCATACAGCCGCCGACGTGGTGGTGATTGGGCTTATCGGAGAGCGGGGACGGGAAGTAAAGGATTTTGTTGAAGATATTCTCGGAGAGGAGGGCAGGAAGAAATCCGTTGTTATTGCAGCTACTTCGGATGTGCCACCTCTGGTGCGCATGCGGGGAGCCTACCTTGCCACCACCATGGCCGAGTATTTCCGGGATCAGGGCAAAGAAGTTCTTCTTTTGCTGGACTCCCTGACCCGCTATGCCATGTCCAGCCGGGATGTGGGGCTGGCTGCGGGAGAACCGCCTACGACCCGTGGCTATACTCCTTCCTTCTTTGTTCAGGTGCCCATTCTGCTGGAAAGGGCCGGAACGGTGAAGGGCAAGGGCAGTATTACAGGTATTTATACGGTTCTGGTGGAGGGGGATGATATGAATGATCCTGTAGGCGATACGGTGCGTTCCATTGTGGATGGTCATATTGTGCTTTCCCGTCAGATTGCCAGTCGTGGTCATTATCCGGCCATCGATGTGCTCGGCAGCGTGAGCCGTGTGGCCAGGGATGTGACCCGTCCGGAAAATCTTGCTCTGCGGGAGCAGGCCATCCGTCTTTTGGCCAGCTACAGGGAAGCGGAAGATATGATACAGATCGGTGCCTATGTGGACGGGTCCAATCCCCAGATTGATATGGCCAAAAAAATGGCTCCGAAAATTCAGGCTTTCCTGCGTCAGCGAGTGGATGTCAGGGTCACTTCAGAAGAAGGCTTTTCCACGCTGGCCGGTATTCTTGTCGGAGACAGAGACCCATGA
- a CDS encoding FliH/SctL family protein produces MSDKEQNGEEGWEQMDVGRLRRFVREEVPLVRPPEKDSGEEDPFTALHKNAKPGTEGFRAFAPRGPSSAGYAASFPEKGATGPVSSGKGGGASAGFRPSFQPPSEEGKGAVPEEGTVSFQESPSGEQSGEDFSSEKRATLKKEAEQKGYADGLARGRADGQKEGYAAGHSEGLAAGREEGLAQGAAEGYDKGYGEGREAGLAELESRARELGELVFSMRNQWPDILGRYEKEVVSLAVEIAETLVFGTLPVDGAVVERAVISALHRLPDPLKVSVAVNPEDFQLVEMARERLFEAVPELRQLDIAADPGISRGGCRVSAASGSIREDLKQRMAVLKETLIMAADSRGG; encoded by the coding sequence TTGTCTGATAAGGAACAAAACGGCGAAGAAGGCTGGGAACAGATGGATGTGGGGCGATTGCGCCGGTTTGTGCGGGAAGAGGTTCCCCTTGTCCGGCCCCCTGAAAAGGATTCGGGCGAGGAGGATCCTTTTACAGCACTGCATAAAAATGCAAAACCCGGAACGGAAGGGTTTCGGGCCTTTGCTCCCAGAGGACCTTCCTCTGCCGGTTATGCGGCTTCTTTTCCGGAAAAAGGTGCGACGGGCCCCGTTTCTTCCGGAAAGGGTGGTGGTGCTTCCGCCGGCTTCCGTCCTTCTTTTCAGCCACCTTCTGAGGAGGGGAAGGGGGCCGTTCCCGAAGAGGGTACGGTGTCTTTTCAGGAATCTCCTTCCGGGGAACAATCGGGCGAGGATTTTTCCTCAGAGAAACGGGCGACCCTGAAGAAAGAAGCGGAGCAAAAAGGGTATGCAGACGGCTTGGCCCGGGGCAGGGCCGATGGGCAGAAGGAAGGATATGCGGCAGGGCATAGTGAAGGGCTGGCCGCCGGTCGGGAAGAGGGGCTGGCTCAGGGTGCTGCGGAAGGGTACGACAAGGGGTATGGAGAGGGCAGGGAGGCGGGGCTGGCAGAGCTGGAAAGCCGGGCGCGGGAGCTGGGCGAACTTGTCTTTTCCATGCGGAATCAGTGGCCTGATATTCTGGGCCGTTACGAAAAGGAAGTGGTGAGTCTTGCCGTGGAGATTGCGGAAACCCTTGTGTTCGGTACCCTGCCTGTGGATGGGGCTGTGGTGGAAAGGGCTGTTATTTCTGCCCTGCATCGTCTTCCCGATCCTTTGAAAGTAAGCGTGGCAGTCAACCCTGAGGATTTCCAGCTGGTGGAAATGGCAAGGGAACGATTGTTTGAGGCGGTTCCCGAGTTGAGGCAGCTGGATATTGCCGCTGATCCGGGGATTTCCCGTGGGGGGTGCCGGGTAAGCGCCGCATCCGGAAGCATACGGGAAGATCTGAAGCAGCGTATGGCCGTGCTGAAGGAAACTCTCATTATGGCAGCGGATAGCCGGGGAGGCTGA
- the fliG gene encoding flagellar motor switch protein FliG — translation MADSKKKSMEITKGARRAAIFLLLMGEEYASEMFRRMKPDEIRIAATAMGSIDKVEPEEMEEVLSLFVEAFEGEISIFVEGDDFFRKTLEKALGKEAATAIIKEIEDARREIPFDWSRRINIDTLASYVEGEHPQTIAMILAHLPPEVASEIMMVIPHEKKGDIAYRIALLGQVPEEVVRDVDSALRKDLELVGASLGKTGGLQVLVDILNGVDKSTEEVVMELIEGENMDMATEIRELMFVFEDLVRVDDRAMREILKKVEGAQLTLALKATSEDMRQKILGNLSARAAEMLLEDLDVMGPVKLSDVEEAQMSIVRAAKELEEQGVIALGGKGKDDILV, via the coding sequence GTGGCTGATAGCAAGAAAAAAAGTATGGAGATTACAAAGGGAGCACGAAGGGCGGCCATTTTTCTCCTGCTCATGGGGGAAGAATATGCCTCGGAAATGTTTCGCCGTATGAAGCCAGATGAAATCCGCATTGCTGCCACGGCCATGGGCAGCATTGACAAAGTGGAGCCCGAGGAGATGGAAGAAGTACTTTCCCTGTTTGTGGAAGCCTTTGAGGGAGAGATCAGTATTTTTGTGGAAGGGGATGATTTTTTCAGAAAAACCCTTGAAAAAGCCTTGGGGAAAGAGGCGGCTACGGCCATTATCAAGGAGATTGAAGATGCCCGTCGGGAGATTCCCTTTGACTGGAGCCGCCGTATCAACATTGATACGCTGGCTTCCTATGTGGAAGGGGAGCATCCCCAGACCATAGCTATGATTCTGGCCCATCTGCCTCCGGAAGTGGCCTCGGAGATCATGATGGTGATTCCCCATGAGAAGAAAGGGGATATTGCTTATCGGATTGCCCTTCTCGGTCAGGTCCCCGAAGAGGTGGTGCGGGATGTGGATTCCGCTCTGCGTAAGGATCTGGAGCTGGTGGGGGCCAGCCTTGGTAAAACCGGTGGCCTGCAGGTGCTGGTGGATATCCTCAATGGTGTGGATAAAAGCACGGAAGAAGTGGTCATGGAGCTTATCGAAGGCGAGAATATGGATATGGCCACCGAAATCCGGGAGCTTATGTTTGTTTTCGAGGATCTGGTGCGCGTGGACGACAGAGCCATGCGGGAGATTCTCAAGAAGGTGGAGGGTGCTCAGCTCACTCTGGCGCTCAAGGCAACCAGCGAAGATATGCGTCAGAAAATTCTGGGGAATCTCTCTGCCCGTGCGGCGGAAATGCTGCTGGAAGATTTGGATGTCATGGGGCCTGTCAAGCTTTCCGATGTGGAAGAGGCACAGATGAGCATCGTACGGGCAGCCAAGGAGCTGGAAGAACAGGGCGTGATTGCTCTGGGAGGCAAAGGAAAGGACGATATCCTTGTCTGA
- the fliF gene encoding flagellar basal-body MS-ring/collar protein FliF, producing the protein MNPVIEQMLSIWRSMPLIRKIILGAVVALTIIGFSSLFFMVNKTEFGILYTNLSEEDASQIVDRLKGMRVPYELQGGGSGIRVPADAIHETRLSLAGEGLPKGGGVGFEVFDKSDFGTTEFVQKLNLQRALQGELARTIRQFHEVMDARVMVVMPKDSVFVEETRPPSASVLLRLQQGADLPQSKVDAVVHLVASAIQDMTPELVTVVDTRGRVLYRGRSDEEKLAELESTRVRNQVQYKSIRERELSQRIETLLERVVGKDRAIVRVTAEMDFSREEVSEEIFDPNETEAIFVRSRKNLNEETERLRGPLGAISSVNPVVPPGTEGGPLETMERGSKQDDVVNYELSKRVRSTEKPFAVLSRLSVAAVIDGRYEWQRDEGGTMTRRYVQRTPEEMAQFTEVVKNAMGFSEARGDQVVVESFAFNPDEEPVMDEDPLTGLARLRKDYGRIAANLILLLMLFLLVLRPIHKTVKEIREGAEPPALPDEPGTLVNITDEEGEEELPLEEQAVKLAQTDFDRSANILKGWLRDE; encoded by the coding sequence ATGAATCCCGTCATTGAACAGATGCTCTCCATCTGGCGCAGTATGCCTCTCATCCGGAAAATTATTCTGGGTGCTGTGGTTGCCCTGACCATTATCGGTTTTTCTTCTCTTTTTTTTATGGTGAACAAAACCGAATTCGGTATTCTTTATACCAATCTTTCCGAAGAGGATGCATCCCAGATAGTTGACAGGTTGAAGGGGATGCGGGTTCCCTATGAACTGCAGGGTGGTGGCAGTGGTATCCGTGTGCCAGCGGATGCCATTCATGAGACACGGCTTTCTCTGGCAGGAGAAGGACTTCCCAAGGGTGGTGGTGTAGGCTTTGAGGTATTTGACAAGAGTGATTTCGGTACAACGGAGTTTGTGCAGAAGCTGAACCTGCAGAGGGCACTGCAGGGTGAACTGGCGCGTACCATCCGGCAGTTTCATGAGGTCATGGATGCCAGGGTTATGGTCGTTATGCCCAAGGATTCCGTTTTCGTAGAGGAAACCCGACCTCCCAGTGCTTCCGTGCTTCTCCGCCTCCAGCAGGGGGCCGATCTGCCCCAGAGCAAGGTGGATGCGGTGGTGCACCTTGTGGCTTCAGCCATTCAGGATATGACGCCGGAGCTGGTCACTGTGGTGGATACCCGGGGGCGGGTTCTGTACCGGGGGCGCAGTGATGAGGAAAAGCTGGCGGAGCTGGAAAGCACGCGGGTGCGGAATCAGGTTCAGTATAAGAGTATACGGGAGCGGGAATTGTCTCAGCGCATTGAGACCTTGCTGGAACGTGTGGTGGGGAAGGACAGAGCCATTGTACGGGTTACGGCGGAAATGGATTTTTCCCGGGAGGAAGTGAGTGAAGAAATTTTCGATCCCAATGAAACGGAGGCCATTTTTGTCCGGAGCCGTAAAAATCTGAACGAGGAGACAGAAAGGCTCAGGGGTCCCCTGGGAGCCATTTCCAGTGTGAACCCTGTGGTGCCACCGGGAACGGAGGGCGGTCCTCTGGAAACCATGGAAAGGGGCAGCAAGCAGGATGATGTGGTCAATTATGAGTTGAGTAAAAGGGTAAGAAGTACGGAAAAACCCTTTGCCGTGCTGAGTCGCCTGAGTGTGGCGGCGGTAATTGATGGCAGGTATGAGTGGCAGAGGGATGAAGGTGGCACCATGACAAGGCGGTATGTGCAGAGAACGCCGGAGGAAATGGCTCAGTTTACGGAAGTGGTGAAAAACGCCATGGGTTTTTCCGAGGCAAGGGGGGATCAGGTTGTGGTGGAGTCCTTTGCCTTTAATCCGGATGAAGAGCCTGTCATGGATGAAGATCCTCTGACCGGTCTGGCCCGTCTGCGTAAGGACTATGGTCGCATAGCGGCCAATCTGATTCTTTTGCTTATGCTTTTCCTTTTGGTACTGAGGCCCATTCATAAAACGGTGAAGGAAATTCGGGAAGGAGCCGAACCTCCCGCCCTGCCAGATGAGCCGGGAACTCTTGTGAACATTACGGATGAGGAGGGTGAAGAGGAGCTGCCGCTGGAGGAGCAGGCTGTGAAGCTGGCACAGACAGACTTTGACCGGTCGGCCAATATTCTTAAGGGCTGGCTGCGGGACGAATAG
- the fliE gene encoding flagellar hook-basal body complex protein FliE: protein MNPLDPRFSLLPVPDRTQPKAAPDPAFSGRSFSDRLNGAVGEVNTLQNVADFAAEKVMLGELDLHEGMMALQEADLSMRLLVQTRAKALEAYKEIMHMQF from the coding sequence ATGAATCCACTGGATCCCCGTTTTTCCCTGCTTCCGGTTCCGGACAGAACTCAGCCGAAGGCGGCACCGGACCCCGCTTTTTCCGGACGAAGTTTTTCCGATCGTTTGAATGGTGCTGTGGGCGAGGTGAATACCTTGCAAAATGTGGCTGATTTTGCAGCGGAAAAGGTGATGTTAGGAGAGCTGGATCTGCATGAAGGTATGATGGCTCTGCAGGAGGCGGATCTTTCCATGCGGCTTCTGGTGCAGACAAGGGCCAAGGCACTGGAAGCTTATAAAGAAATCATGCACATGCAGTTCTGA
- the flgC gene encoding flagellar basal body rod protein FlgC has product MPDLIKSFKIGGTALSAHRKKMNVIAQNLANVDTTRTEEGGPYRRKMVVYEGRELEEIPLGLQKAEAREKYDDLGFYEMFERERERGGDQRGVKVTHVVQSQEDFRLVYNPSHPDADPLTGYVAMPNVDHLTEMADMLVARRAYEASVTVMNNTKSMMMKALEIGK; this is encoded by the coding sequence ATGCCAGATCTGATCAAGTCGTTTAAAATCGGTGGAACAGCCCTGTCCGCCCATAGAAAGAAAATGAATGTCATTGCCCAGAACCTGGCCAATGTGGATACCACCCGGACCGAGGAGGGCGGGCCTTACCGCCGGAAGATGGTGGTGTATGAAGGCCGTGAACTGGAGGAAATTCCCCTCGGTCTGCAGAAGGCGGAAGCCAGAGAGAAATATGACGATCTTGGTTTCTATGAGATGTTTGAGCGGGAAAGGGAGCGGGGAGGCGATCAGCGGGGTGTCAAGGTGACCCATGTTGTGCAGTCTCAGGAAGACTTCCGGCTGGTGTACAATCCCAGTCATCCGGATGCGGATCCGCTGACGGGCTATGTGGCCATGCCCAATGTGGATCACCTTACGGAAATGGCGGATATGCTGGTTGCCCGCAGAGCGTATGAGGCCAGCGTAACCGTTATGAATAATACCAAGTCCATGATGATGAAGGCTCTGGAAATCGGTAAGTAG
- the flgB gene encoding flagellar basal body rod protein FlgB gives MGGHRLFDATYNMMGRGLDVSSYRHSLISANVANVDTIHYKPRDLDFNDTLQKAMAGPPPREMALTHARHLDTGPPPDPIRASVYDNADAYHLDSVDIDEEMSNLVENNMKYRTTAEMMMRKMTILRHAIAEGGS, from the coding sequence ATGGGCGGTCATCGTTTGTTTGACGCCACTTACAATATGATGGGCAGGGGGCTGGATGTGTCGAGCTATCGTCACAGCCTGATTTCTGCCAATGTTGCCAATGTGGATACCATCCATTACAAGCCCAGAGATCTGGATTTCAACGATACCCTGCAAAAGGCCATGGCAGGTCCACCCCCAAGGGAGATGGCCCTGACCCATGCAAGGCATCTGGATACGGGGCCTCCGCCGGATCCCATCCGTGCATCGGTATATGACAATGCGGATGCATACCATCTGGATTCAGTGGATATTGATGAAGAGATGAGCAACCTTGTGGAAAACAATATGAAATACCGGACAACGGCAGAAATGATGATGCGGAAAATGACCATACTGCGTCATGCCATTGCCGAAGGAGGCAGCTGA
- a CDS encoding sigma-54-dependent transcriptional regulator: MTSTRHCVIFASDAGLRDVLTRMLESFGCTVGPGQTEAEALQLIQAQLPRLVVGVWEKGKNPLSFLERAMASGTAVLVISASVDVEMAVACIRGGALDFLLLPLEEERFGKIVSRILGPIGEAALGGTLVSQDSGMQRLVDLTVRVAASRASVFIQGESGTGKELFARMIHEHSPRSRAAFVAVNCAALPENLLESELFGHEKGAFTGASFRKEGKFELAHGGTLLLDEVTEMPVHLQAKLLRVLQEGAVDRVGGTRPVRVDVRIVATTNRDLREAMEEGVFREDLYHRLNTIPLRIPPLRDREGDIPLLVHHFIQKYNVEDGRSVKGLTDEALERLRSVTFTGNVRELENVIRRAVLLCDGTLIRTEDLLLEDADTQKHPLSFDSEEGLSLPDAFLDAPLKEVERHMIVRTLKRFDGNRTHAAQLLGISVRTLRNKLNEYRNDPEMPEVV, translated from the coding sequence ATGACTAGCACACGACATTGCGTGATTTTTGCTTCGGATGCAGGGCTTCGTGACGTCCTGACACGCATGCTGGAAAGCTTCGGTTGCACTGTTGGGCCGGGGCAGACGGAAGCAGAGGCACTGCAGTTGATTCAGGCCCAGCTTCCCAGGCTTGTGGTGGGGGTATGGGAAAAGGGAAAAAATCCTCTGTCTTTTCTGGAGCGGGCAATGGCCTCCGGCACAGCGGTGCTGGTAATTTCGGCAAGCGTGGATGTGGAAATGGCGGTGGCCTGTATTCGTGGAGGCGCACTGGATTTTCTGTTGCTGCCTCTGGAAGAGGAGCGTTTTGGCAAGATTGTTTCCCGAATTCTCGGTCCGATCGGGGAGGCAGCCCTTGGCGGTACTCTGGTGAGTCAGGATTCGGGCATGCAGCGTCTGGTGGACCTGACTGTAAGGGTGGCAGCCAGTCGGGCGTCGGTTTTCATTCAGGGAGAGTCGGGAACGGGTAAAGAGCTTTTTGCGCGGATGATCCACGAGCACAGTCCCCGGAGCCGGGCTGCCTTTGTGGCTGTGAACTGTGCGGCCTTACCGGAAAATCTTCTGGAGAGTGAACTCTTTGGTCATGAAAAGGGAGCTTTTACGGGTGCCAGTTTCCGGAAGGAGGGCAAGTTTGAGCTGGCTCACGGCGGTACGCTGCTTCTGGATGAAGTTACGGAAATGCCCGTCCATCTGCAGGCAAAACTTTTGCGTGTTCTTCAGGAGGGTGCCGTGGATCGGGTGGGTGGAACCCGGCCTGTGCGGGTGGATGTGCGTATTGTGGCCACCACCAACCGGGATCTGCGGGAGGCCATGGAAGAAGGAGTATTCCGTGAAGATCTCTACCATCGCCTGAATACCATTCCCCTTCGTATTCCTCCCCTTCGTGACAGAGAGGGGGATATTCCGCTTCTGGTGCACCATTTTATACAGAAATATAATGTGGAAGATGGCAGATCCGTCAAAGGTTTGACGGATGAAGCGTTGGAGCGTTTACGATCTGTCACGTTCACAGGAAATGTACGAGAGCTGGAAAATGTAATCCGAAGAGCCGTGCTGCTTTGTGATGGTACCCTGATACGGACCGAAGATCTTCTACTTGAGGATGCCGATACTCAGAAACATCCTCTCTCTTTTGATTCGGAAGAAGGTTTGTCCCTCCCCGATGCTTTTCTTGACGCTCCTCTGAAAGAAGTGGAAAGGCATATGATTGTTCGTACCCTGAAGCGTTTTGATGGAAACCGTACCCATGCGGCCCAGCTTCTTGGTATCAGTGTGCGCACCCTGCGCAATAAGCTGAATGAGTACCGTAACGATCCGGAAATGCCGGAAGTCGTCTGA
- a CDS encoding tetratricopeptide repeat protein, whose product MMILLMAFPAAAAPVLEGIELADDPFRIALRFDSEVRWRVFQTGPKELVVALQDTSVARDLARSGSGLSLIERIVYKRSADGNATLIVETKAVIRAVDTRWRSGVRVLEVFLYPEVVLTHKTPRSSLEKRRRADTALVTRRPEIEREKRVEPATGSIRTEEIFDLEGYGGIDTLLDAVLASSCGGGVHVRVAVRSMREGNCEQALDTLAQGLMEDCGYVYAYLDAWCRFQRVKRPSEMLALARELVSLVVKEPESEFLPWAYAMLGVLYHRMGNDPLGMGYFELLREESPDFPGIPEILLYLGRMYVNIHRLEEAEPLLRDLVERFGHTVFALDARMELGRVLFERKRYFDTLAMLETLIRETPDRVFADADLLLLVGNSHFHTGNYKKALEALVRAYNDFPEMAEPSLVLTRIAESYAALNEKEKAKKLYELVREMYPGTDGFVVSSIRLAEMLEDREEKDALFEMVIRDYPDHPLARLALMRLAESRYEAGKYSETVDLIRRLLAADPRALRRNALLLMGRGLQALFGEYLEAGLYPEVIRRYEREKGPLYEMEKPELHAQVGKAFLEGHLYPQALRHYERAEKLWGGEKIPPEVRYEYAWASMETGDGERALAQFRIFLKEVPRDSLASAEALGAVGRIQLEKGNDTAALQAYRDAAGLAANGVRKAFFLMAASKIVREKGDRVAETDFLERALAFLNRESEDSPDLRFEILRSLGESRSAQNHFAGAEKVYREAEAMAARPAGERNAVRFRLAETLEKTGNMGEAERLYEILVEDADPLWGSMARERLAGMRIETRLRDS is encoded by the coding sequence ATGATGATTCTCCTCATGGCCTTTCCGGCTGCAGCCGCGCCGGTCCTTGAGGGTATTGAGCTTGCTGATGATCCCTTCCGCATAGCCCTGCGTTTTGACAGTGAAGTCCGGTGGCGCGTGTTCCAGACTGGTCCTAAAGAGCTGGTGGTGGCTCTGCAGGATACTTCTGTGGCCAGGGATCTTGCCCGAAGCGGTTCGGGGCTCTCTCTTATTGAACGCATTGTTTACAAACGGTCTGCCGATGGGAATGCGACCCTTATTGTGGAAACAAAGGCGGTCATACGGGCAGTGGATACCCGTTGGCGGTCAGGGGTGCGGGTTCTTGAGGTGTTTTTGTATCCGGAAGTGGTCCTGACTCATAAAACACCCCGTAGCTCATTGGAAAAGCGAAGACGAGCCGATACGGCCCTTGTGACCCGGCGTCCGGAGATAGAAAGGGAAAAAAGGGTTGAGCCTGCCACAGGAAGTATTCGGACGGAAGAGATTTTTGATCTGGAAGGCTATGGGGGTATTGATACACTGCTGGATGCTGTTTTGGCCTCTTCCTGCGGAGGCGGGGTTCATGTGCGGGTAGCTGTGCGCAGTATGCGTGAGGGAAATTGCGAACAGGCGCTGGATACTCTGGCTCAGGGTCTTATGGAAGATTGCGGGTATGTATATGCCTATCTGGATGCATGGTGCCGTTTTCAGAGGGTGAAGAGACCCTCGGAGATGCTGGCCTTGGCCAGAGAGCTGGTTTCCCTTGTGGTGAAGGAGCCGGAGTCGGAGTTTTTGCCATGGGCCTATGCCATGCTGGGGGTGCTGTATCACAGAATGGGCAATGATCCTTTAGGAATGGGATATTTTGAACTGCTTCGGGAAGAATCCCCGGACTTTCCAGGTATACCGGAGATTCTACTTTATCTCGGCCGAATGTATGTGAATATCCATCGTCTTGAAGAGGCGGAACCCCTTCTCAGAGATCTTGTTGAGCGTTTTGGTCATACGGTTTTTGCCCTGGATGCCCGCATGGAGCTGGGGCGGGTTCTTTTTGAGAGAAAACGGTACTTTGATACCCTGGCTATGCTGGAAACCCTGATCAGGGAAACGCCGGACAGGGTTTTTGCCGATGCGGATCTCTTGCTGTTGGTGGGTAACAGCCATTTCCATACGGGTAACTATAAAAAGGCATTGGAGGCCCTTGTGCGGGCCTACAATGATTTCCCCGAAATGGCAGAACCGTCACTGGTGCTGACCCGTATTGCCGAATCCTATGCTGCTCTGAACGAGAAGGAGAAAGCGAAAAAACTCTATGAGCTGGTCCGTGAGATGTATCCGGGGACAGACGGTTTTGTTGTGAGCTCCATCCGTCTGGCGGAGATGCTGGAAGACAGGGAAGAAAAAGATGCTCTTTTCGAGATGGTCATCAGGGATTATCCGGATCATCCCCTTGCACGCCTTGCCCTGATGCGGCTTGCGGAATCCCGTTATGAGGCAGGAAAGTACAGCGAAACCGTTGATCTGATCCGGCGTCTGCTGGCTGCGGATCCCCGTGCGCTGCGAAGAAATGCCCTGCTCCTGATGGGAAGGGGGCTGCAGGCCCTGTTTGGTGAATATCTGGAGGCGGGACTGTACCCTGAGGTGATTCGGCGTTATGAAAGGGAGAAGGGACCACTTTATGAAATGGAAAAGCCTGAACTCCATGCCCAGGTGGGGAAGGCTTTTCTGGAAGGGCATCTCTATCCTCAGGCATTGCGGCATTATGAGAGGGCTGAGAAGCTGTGGGGTGGGGAGAAGATTCCCCCTGAGGTCCGGTATGAATATGCCTGGGCTTCCATGGAAACCGGCGATGGCGAACGGGCACTGGCACAGTTTCGGATATTTCTGAAAGAAGTTCCCCGAGATTCGCTTGCCTCTGCGGAAGCCCTTGGGGCTGTGGGCCGTATTCAGCTTGAAAAAGGAAATGATACGGCTGCCCTGCAGGCTTACAGGGATGCAGCGGGACTGGCTGCAAACGGGGTGCGGAAGGCTTTCTTTCTGATGGCGGCTTCCAAAATTGTAAGAGAAAAAGGTGACCGGGTAGCCGAAACGGATTTTCTGGAACGGGCCCTTGCATTTTTAAACAGGGAGAGCGAAGATTCGCCTGACCTCCGGTTTGAAATCCTGCGTTCCCTTGGAGAATCCAGATCGGCACAGAATCATTTTGCAGGAGCAGAGAAAGTATACCGTGAGGCGGAGGCTATGGCTGCACGTCCGGCCGGGGAACGAAATGCTGTTCGCTTCCGTCTTGCGGAAACCCTTGAAAAAACCGGTAACATGGGCGAAGCTGAAAGACTGTATGAGATACTCGTGGAAGATGCGGATCCTCTTTGGGGAAGTATGGCCAGGGAGCGTCTGGCGGGAATGCGCATTGAAACCCGGCTTCGGGATTCCTGA